The Nocardia arthritidis genome has a window encoding:
- the rapZ gene encoding RNase adapter RapZ: MTRVESNNSAGSPRPTTPGGGLNSQVEVVIVTGLSGAGRGTAARVLEDLGWYVTDNLPPELIGRLIELGAATEPPIRRLALVMDVRSRFFTGDFSVVTEQLRAQGVSTRVLFLEASDDVLVKRYGFARRRHPLQSESADGTLVAGIAAERVRLSAVRKAADLVIDTTELSIHQLHRKLEEAYGGGAPAALQLTIQSFGFKHGVPLDADMVLDVRFLPNPHWIPELREHTGQESVVSEYVLSRTGADDYLRTAHHLVDLTTSGYRQEGKRYMTVAVGCTGGRHRSVAIAEALGELIGADIGEGVVDVVRVVHRDLGRE, encoded by the coding sequence GTGACCGGGCTTTCCGGCGCGGGTCGCGGCACGGCGGCCAGGGTGCTGGAGGATCTCGGCTGGTACGTCACCGACAATCTGCCACCGGAGCTGATCGGCAGGCTGATCGAACTCGGCGCCGCCACCGAACCGCCGATCCGGCGGCTCGCGCTGGTGATGGATGTGCGCAGCCGCTTCTTCACCGGTGATTTCTCGGTGGTCACCGAACAGTTGCGCGCACAGGGCGTCTCGACGCGCGTCCTGTTCCTGGAGGCGTCCGACGACGTACTGGTGAAACGCTACGGTTTCGCCCGGCGCAGGCATCCGCTGCAGAGCGAAAGCGCCGACGGCACGCTGGTCGCCGGCATCGCCGCCGAACGGGTGCGGCTGTCCGCCGTGCGCAAGGCGGCCGATCTGGTCATCGATACCACCGAACTGTCCATCCATCAGCTGCACCGGAAATTGGAGGAGGCATACGGCGGCGGCGCGCCTGCCGCGCTGCAGCTGACCATCCAATCATTCGGTTTCAAACACGGAGTTCCCTTGGACGCCGACATGGTGTTGGATGTGCGTTTTCTACCGAATCCGCATTGGATTCCGGAACTTCGGGAACATACCGGTCAGGAGTCGGTGGTCAGCGAGTACGTATTGTCCCGCACCGGCGCGGACGACTATCTGCGTACCGCGCATCACCTGGTCGACCTGACGACGAGCGGGTACCGCCAAGAGGGGAAGCGATACATGACGGTGGCAGTCGGCTGCACCGGAGGCAGACATCGCAGCGTGGCGATCGCCGAGGCGCTCGGTGAATTGATCGGCGCGGATATCGGCGAGGGCGTCGTCGACGTGGTGCGGGTGGTCCACCGGGATCTGGGGCGCGAATGA
- a CDS encoding gluconeogenesis factor YvcK family protein — protein MTGWESNPAIVALGGGHGLYATLTAVRRLTRKIVAVVTVADDGGSSGRLRAELGVLPPGDLRMALAALAADSEGVWTTTVQHRFGGTGALAGHSVGNLILAGLTEVLGDPVAALDEVAKMLRITGRVLPMSPIALDIEADVSGLEADPRVSRCIRGQVAVATTPGKVRRVRLIPSDPPASPEATSAIEHADVVVLGPGSWFTSVIPHVLVPELRDALVYTRARKVLVLNLAAEPGETAGFSAERHLHVLSQHAPEFVVDDVLVDSGSVPEGREREHVARAAEQLRARVTFSDVAEAGTARHHPGKLAAALDQLIRQPRPHMAGLRVEGRHMGQDVRSGLGGKERVSWR, from the coding sequence ATGACCGGCTGGGAATCGAATCCCGCCATCGTCGCACTCGGTGGTGGGCACGGGCTGTACGCCACGCTCACCGCGGTGCGCCGGTTGACGCGGAAAATCGTTGCGGTGGTTACGGTTGCCGACGACGGCGGCTCATCCGGCAGATTGCGCGCCGAACTCGGCGTGCTACCGCCCGGCGATCTACGGATGGCGCTGGCCGCGCTCGCCGCGGATTCGGAAGGCGTCTGGACGACGACGGTGCAGCATCGCTTCGGCGGCACCGGCGCGCTGGCGGGCCATTCGGTCGGCAATCTGATTTTGGCCGGGCTCACCGAGGTGCTCGGCGATCCGGTCGCCGCGCTCGATGAGGTCGCCAAGATGTTGCGGATCACTGGACGCGTGCTCCCGATGTCGCCCATCGCCCTCGATATAGAGGCGGATGTGTCCGGGCTGGAGGCCGATCCGCGCGTGAGCCGCTGCATTCGCGGTCAGGTTGCGGTGGCGACGACGCCGGGCAAGGTGCGGCGCGTGCGGCTGATTCCGTCCGATCCGCCGGCCAGTCCCGAGGCCACCTCGGCGATCGAGCACGCGGATGTCGTCGTGCTCGGCCCAGGTTCGTGGTTCACCAGCGTGATCCCGCACGTCCTGGTGCCGGAACTGCGCGACGCGCTGGTGTATACCAGGGCACGCAAGGTGCTCGTGCTGAATCTGGCCGCGGAACCCGGCGAGACGGCGGGGTTCTCCGCCGAACGACACCTGCATGTATTGTCCCAGCACGCACCGGAATTCGTGGTCGACGACGTACTGGTCGATTCCGGGTCGGTGCCGGAGGGACGCGAAAGAGAACATGTGGCCAGGGCTGCCGAACAGTTGCGGGCGCGAGTAACCTTCTCCGATGTCGCCGAAGCGGGTACGGCCCGGCATCATCCCGGAAAGCTTGCCGCCGCACTGGATCAACTGATCCGGCAACCTCGGCCACACATGGCAGGGCTTCGAGTCGAGGGACGGCACATGGGTCAGGATGTGCGTTCCGGGTTGGGTGGAAAGGAGCGCGTCTCGTGGCGATGA